In one Flavobacteriales bacterium genomic region, the following are encoded:
- a CDS encoding HlyD family efflux transporter periplasmic adaptor subunit, protein MNALLQRRLTIVIGLLLIVGGIGTCRKLAGGRSSAPRSNAPAQARAVRTVTAQNGPVRLSIPITGRLRATDRMLLTAEVAGTLLRTGKPFREGASFRQGEVLFRIDDGEVRAQINAQQSAFLRTLVQLVPDMRIDMPEQAAKWDAYLKSVPVDGQLPELPKLASEQERNYLAGRGVLDQYYGIRALYERRDKYVITAAFDGVVTAAGIEPGTIVTPGTRLGEFIAPASLELETAIGAGELSLVKVGDTLRLTSTEGPGSWTGRIIRLGESIDASTQTVKLFVQVEGKGLRDGQYLTGAIQAGSLNDAVSVPRSALLEDGSLYTVKDSALMKQQVTILHQGVEQAVVRGLSDGQAVVTDRLSGAYEGMRVAPVKP, encoded by the coding sequence ATGAACGCTTTGTTGCAACGCAGGCTAACCATCGTCATAGGCCTCCTCCTCATCGTGGGAGGCATCGGCACGTGCCGGAAGCTGGCGGGAGGCAGGTCATCGGCCCCGCGCAGCAATGCGCCCGCGCAAGCACGAGCTGTGCGCACCGTCACCGCGCAGAACGGCCCCGTGCGCCTGAGCATACCCATCACCGGACGGCTGCGCGCCACCGACCGCATGCTGCTCACCGCAGAGGTGGCCGGTACGCTCCTGCGCACCGGCAAGCCCTTCCGCGAGGGAGCCTCCTTCCGCCAGGGTGAGGTGCTCTTCCGCATCGACGACGGCGAGGTGCGCGCCCAGATCAACGCCCAGCAGAGCGCGTTCCTGCGCACCCTGGTGCAGCTGGTGCCCGACATGCGCATCGACATGCCCGAGCAGGCCGCCAAGTGGGACGCCTACCTGAAGAGCGTGCCGGTGGACGGCCAGCTGCCCGAGCTGCCGAAGCTCGCGAGCGAACAGGAGCGCAACTACCTCGCGGGCCGCGGCGTGCTGGACCAGTACTACGGCATACGCGCCTTGTACGAGCGCCGCGATAAGTACGTCATCACCGCAGCGTTCGATGGCGTGGTCACCGCGGCGGGCATCGAACCTGGCACGATCGTCACACCGGGCACGCGTCTGGGCGAGTTCATCGCACCGGCCTCGCTCGAGCTGGAGACCGCGATCGGGGCTGGCGAGCTTTCCCTGGTGAAGGTGGGTGACACGCTCCGGCTCACCAGCACCGAAGGCCCGGGCAGCTGGACCGGTCGCATCATTCGCCTGGGCGAGAGCATCGATGCTTCCACCCAGACCGTGAAGCTCTTCGTGCAGGTGGAAGGGAAAGGCTTGCGCGACGGCCAGTACCTCACCGGAGCCATCCAGGCCGGATCGCTGAACGATGCGGTGAGCGTGCCGCGCAGCGCGTTGCTTGAGGACGGTTCGCTCTACACCGTGAAGGACAGCGCGCTGATGAAGCAGCAGGTCACCATCCTCCACCAGGGCGTGGAGCAGGCCGTGGTGCGGGGCTTGAGCGATGGCCAAGCGGTAGTGACCGACCGCCTCAGCGGCGCCTATGAGGGCATGCGCGTAGCACCGGTGAAGCCATGA
- a CDS encoding helix-turn-helix domain-containing protein, whose translation MCAAFRRPVLTKWLILHPPMARVKEASTEKRILDAARRVFIRKGMAGARMQEVADEAGINKALLHYYFRDKQRLFEGVFKGGAEQQFGCIWGALKDRTDLFDAITAFVSAFIDRMVEDPLLPLFIAQEMNRDPEGLRAFIDRGHMSRQHFVRLVEEARVRGAIIDVDARDLLVNMMALSAHPFIARPMILHIHGMNEAAYHRMILERKRTVPDFIIRSIRA comes from the coding sequence TTGTGCGCTGCCTTCCGCCGACCGGTATTGACCAAATGGTTAATCTTGCATCCCCCGATGGCACGCGTAAAGGAAGCATCCACCGAGAAGCGTATCCTGGATGCGGCGCGACGTGTTTTCATCCGCAAGGGCATGGCGGGTGCCCGGATGCAGGAGGTGGCCGATGAGGCCGGCATCAACAAGGCGCTGCTTCATTACTACTTCCGGGACAAGCAGCGGTTGTTCGAGGGCGTTTTCAAGGGCGGGGCCGAGCAGCAGTTCGGTTGCATATGGGGCGCGCTGAAGGACCGGACGGATCTGTTCGATGCCATCACGGCCTTTGTATCCGCCTTCATCGATCGGATGGTGGAGGACCCCCTTCTTCCGCTGTTCATCGCGCAGGAGATGAACCGGGATCCCGAGGGGCTGCGTGCCTTCATCGATCGCGGCCACATGAGCCGGCAGCATTTCGTCCGCCTGGTGGAGGAGGCCAGGGTGCGCGGCGCCATCATCGACGTCGACGCGCGTGATCTGCTGGTGAACATGATGGCGCTCAGTGCACACCCCTTCATCGCCCGTCCAATGATCCTCCATATCCACGGCATGAATGAGGCGGCCTATCACCGCATGATCCTTGAGCGCAAGAGAACCGTTCCCGACTTCATCATCCGATCCATACGCGCATGA
- a CDS encoding OmpA family protein codes for MRAGVLLCLALAAPALPSLGQSLELLGSSGQDDVMVEVRASGSDLPLLRAIWRQVPGGTATLDLQRTAEPEEDQSLMLDRLAEAAIGAYLDARVHFTKQGVRSDLPADRLGHEVNGLLAAALEATGADVPFAGLSASTQRQLDRLTRIDWSQARFGVDGGESQDKYLAIYYYVRSQREELERQVRADLLPLSTVPVIGRIHGSPGTMVRINSTCGTVFDEENFLCALDLRLADSSVGFAIEPTLAAEDLRALSARALALEPAPAVQPKVRKRDRWLKDELDAIHQRIERMDQRKELWELRDRMDDLEDRITGLELEVQESRKETPIDNPAATLSELTGRNITVRFERNSTTLLPEQQVLLNEVFEQLARSPMEKVLVTGYTDRSGDPALNLRLSEARAKAVRNYLLQRGISPDRLLVNYYGDSRSMGRDPGERRVEVEWIR; via the coding sequence ATGAGAGCGGGCGTACTGCTTTGCCTGGCGCTAGCGGCACCCGCGCTGCCCTCCTTGGGGCAATCGCTGGAGCTGCTCGGCTCGTCGGGGCAGGACGATGTAATGGTGGAGGTGCGGGCCAGTGGAAGCGATCTGCCCTTGCTGCGCGCGATCTGGCGCCAGGTGCCCGGAGGAACGGCCACCCTTGACCTGCAGCGGACCGCGGAACCGGAGGAGGACCAATCGCTGATGCTCGATCGGCTCGCCGAGGCGGCCATCGGCGCCTACCTCGATGCGCGGGTGCATTTCACGAAGCAGGGTGTGCGCAGCGACCTTCCGGCCGACCGGTTGGGGCATGAGGTCAACGGCCTGCTGGCGGCCGCACTGGAGGCCACCGGAGCGGATGTGCCCTTTGCGGGCCTCAGCGCTTCCACTCAGCGGCAATTGGACCGGCTGACCCGCATCGACTGGAGCCAGGCCCGGTTCGGCGTGGACGGCGGTGAATCACAGGACAAGTACCTGGCCATTTATTACTACGTGAGGAGCCAACGCGAGGAGCTGGAGCGCCAGGTGCGTGCGGATCTGCTGCCGCTGAGCACGGTGCCCGTCATCGGCCGGATCCATGGATCGCCCGGCACCATGGTCCGCATCAATTCCACGTGCGGAACGGTCTTCGACGAGGAGAACTTCCTCTGCGCGCTGGATCTGCGCCTGGCGGATAGCAGCGTTGGCTTCGCCATCGAACCCACGCTCGCTGCCGAGGACCTGCGTGCCCTTTCGGCCCGAGCCCTGGCCCTGGAACCTGCACCGGCCGTGCAGCCGAAGGTGCGCAAGCGGGACCGCTGGCTGAAGGACGAGCTGGATGCCATCCACCAGCGCATCGAACGGATGGATCAGCGCAAGGAGCTCTGGGAACTGCGCGACCGCATGGATGACCTCGAGGACCGGATCACCGGTCTCGAACTGGAGGTCCAGGAGAGCCGGAAGGAGACGCCAATCGATAATCCGGCGGCCACGCTCTCCGAACTCACCGGGCGGAACATCACCGTTCGCTTCGAGCGGAACAGCACTACGCTCCTGCCGGAGCAGCAGGTACTGCTCAACGAGGTATTCGAGCAGTTGGCCCGGTCGCCCATGGAGAAGGTCCTCGTTACGGGCTACACCGACCGCAGCGGCGACCCGGCGCTGAACCTCCGGCTCAGCGAGGCGCGTGCGAAGGCGGTGCGCAACTACCTGCTGCAACGCGGCATTAGCCCGGATCGCCTCCTCGTGAACTATTACGGTGACAGCCGCAGCATGGGGCGCGACCCCGGCGAGCGCCGCGTGGAAGTGGAGTGGATCCGGTGA
- a CDS encoding DinB family protein translates to MDAQSKPTSTEHAPYQGAYIALCPEGGLLAALQAADAHAAAVLGGIPEQSAGFRYAAGKWSMRDVVQHLIDCERVFAYRALRFARRDGTGLPGFDEDSYATEAHADARPWTDLLAERAVVRQGTLHLFRSLSDEALVRSGQANGQAISVRALGWCIAGHERHHLRILQERYLPHVQA, encoded by the coding sequence ATGGACGCCCAATCCAAACCAACAAGCACCGAACACGCGCCCTACCAGGGGGCCTATATCGCTTTGTGCCCGGAGGGCGGTCTGCTGGCGGCGCTCCAAGCGGCGGATGCGCATGCGGCCGCAGTCCTCGGCGGCATCCCGGAACAGTCCGCGGGGTTCCGGTATGCCGCCGGCAAGTGGAGCATGCGGGATGTGGTGCAGCATCTGATTGATTGCGAGCGCGTATTCGCCTACCGCGCGCTGCGGTTCGCAAGGCGCGATGGCACCGGCCTGCCCGGGTTCGATGAGGACTCCTATGCCACTGAGGCCCATGCCGACGCGCGGCCATGGACCGACCTGCTCGCGGAAAGGGCCGTGGTAAGGCAAGGCACGCTCCACCTGTTCCGCAGCCTCTCCGATGAAGCCTTGGTGCGGTCAGGCCAAGCGAACGGGCAGGCGATTAGCGTCCGTGCATTGGGCTGGTGCATCGCCGGCCACGAACGCCACCACCTGCGCATCCTTCAGGAGCGATACCTGCCCCATGTCCAAGCGTAG
- a CDS encoding DUF962 domain-containing protein has translation MSKRSIQDWFDLYGESHQNRTNKLIHWVCVPVIYFCVVGLLASIPPADAPIIGAAPWAKAAVGAVLLAFYLPRSIPLMLGMAVWSWLCIWLSGYLLTHAAWPLWGICIALFAVAWVGQFIGHGIEGRKPSFLTDLQFLLVGPAWLMGFIYRRLGIPY, from the coding sequence ATGTCCAAGCGTAGCATACAGGATTGGTTCGACCTCTACGGGGAGAGTCACCAGAACAGGACGAACAAGCTCATCCACTGGGTCTGCGTGCCCGTGATCTACTTCTGCGTGGTCGGCCTGCTGGCCTCCATCCCTCCGGCCGACGCTCCCATCATCGGCGCGGCCCCTTGGGCGAAGGCGGCCGTGGGCGCCGTGCTGCTGGCATTCTACCTGCCGCGCTCAATCCCGCTCATGTTGGGAATGGCGGTGTGGAGCTGGCTCTGCATTTGGCTCTCAGGCTATCTGCTGACCCATGCCGCATGGCCGCTGTGGGGCATCTGCATCGCCCTCTTCGCCGTGGCATGGGTTGGCCAATTCATCGGACATGGCATTGAAGGACGGAAGCCCAGCTTCCTCACCGACCTTCAATTCCTGCTGGTGGGCCCGGCATGGCTCATGGGATTCATCTACCGAAGGCTGGGCATCCCCTACTGA
- a CDS encoding ABC transporter substrate-binding protein yields MKPWFALLLAAQACAPSGGDSATHGDWLERPNTHARCFQVLERGASRRLIIYGAPDRSDTLAVLSVGREPDGGGAVHVPDEAALAVMSTTHLPFITALGRVGQLAGAAHIDRQRDSVILRAAADGRIVELASADGLDRERLLSSGAQVILDYPFGRSRVRSSLPGIVQVPVTEYLEKHPLGRAEWIRFFGALLGAERTADSLFLAVVNRYGDAAVGLEPGKDPPKVLFGSAWQGQWHLPPGNSYMAQLIGDAGGAYLMADRHAKGNIAMDTEAVAGLLLKADRFGTIIANGRPLSSKELCPDERLALLPAVASGSFYLDSERSDIFGAALLEPDVLVAELACVLGTGPCTQGRPTYVLRPGQ; encoded by the coding sequence ATGAAGCCTTGGTTCGCTTTGCTGCTGGCGGCGCAGGCCTGTGCTCCATCCGGTGGTGATTCCGCCACGCACGGCGACTGGCTGGAGCGGCCGAATACGCACGCGCGGTGCTTTCAGGTGCTCGAGCGCGGGGCATCAAGGCGGCTGATCATCTACGGTGCGCCGGACCGCTCGGATACGCTGGCTGTCCTTTCCGTGGGTCGGGAACCGGACGGCGGCGGTGCTGTCCATGTGCCCGATGAGGCTGCACTGGCGGTGATGAGCACCACCCACCTTCCGTTCATCACCGCGCTGGGCAGAGTGGGGCAGCTTGCCGGGGCCGCCCATATCGATCGCCAGCGGGACTCCGTGATCCTGCGCGCGGCAGCGGATGGGCGCATCGTGGAACTGGCATCGGCGGATGGACTGGACCGGGAACGGTTGCTCAGCTCCGGCGCCCAGGTCATCCTCGATTATCCCTTCGGGCGGTCGCGCGTCCGATCGTCGCTACCTGGCATCGTGCAGGTGCCGGTCACGGAATACCTCGAGAAGCACCCGCTCGGCAGGGCGGAATGGATCCGGTTCTTCGGCGCACTCCTGGGTGCGGAGCGGACGGCAGACAGCCTATTCCTCGCGGTGGTCAATCGGTATGGAGATGCCGCCGTCGGGCTCGAACCGGGCAAGGATCCGCCGAAGGTCCTCTTCGGCAGCGCTTGGCAGGGCCAGTGGCATCTGCCGCCGGGCAACAGCTACATGGCGCAGTTGATCGGTGATGCCGGCGGTGCATATCTGATGGCGGATCGGCACGCGAAGGGCAATATCGCCATGGACACTGAAGCCGTGGCCGGGCTGTTGCTGAAGGCCGACCGGTTCGGCACCATCATCGCGAACGGCCGTCCCCTGAGCAGCAAGGAGCTCTGCCCCGATGAGCGCCTGGCGCTGCTCCCCGCCGTGGCTTCCGGTTCATTCTACCTCGATAGCGAGCGCTCGGACATCTTCGGCGCGGCGTTGCTGGAGCCGGATGTGCTGGTGGCTGAGCTGGCCTGTGTGCTGGGCACAGGCCCTTGCACGCAGGGAAGGCCCACCTACGTGCTGCGGCCCGGTCAGTAG
- a CDS encoding S41 family peptidase has product MRYGALFILVLLVAPRLWCQGLGAPHYPERLRADLEVLKAAIQEAHPAPYRYITRGELDSAFDALADSLYTPLSSDGFLARLLPVLQRIGDANLDVQLDAATEQRLLAQATLLPFRVRLIEGDVYIAEELKGFRTFPQGSRLISVDGLATHRLIAGMSAWVVRDGANETLRLRVIEERFAWLFLLAFGYSGSYAVEVEAPDGRRLEEVVVGMRLEDIERSRKPDGLAMHPWQSTWDPAAGALWVSIRSLDPLVLEGSGQKPRAFIDAMLRELKDNRARVLVLDLRGCGGRELGMAELVFSAIATDPFRVVESMYVSAAQLTALAGVAEIPVEHLASVQHNYLPARHGTAMLHPDDPRLQDVAPHRHAYQGKVYVVCDGATRDAGAAVVMLAKRSGRARVVGEETGTNAHSFTGGRELMVTAPNTGVRLRIPLVRYVPSGVAAGEADRGEAPHHLVSPQPWGVAKGRDTVRLALMRMIRELQ; this is encoded by the coding sequence ATGCGGTACGGAGCCCTCTTCATCCTGGTGCTGCTCGTTGCGCCGCGCCTTTGGTGCCAGGGCCTTGGCGCCCCGCATTATCCGGAGCGGCTGCGGGCCGACCTGGAGGTGCTGAAGGCGGCCATCCAGGAGGCCCATCCCGCCCCGTACCGATACATCACCCGTGGGGAACTCGATTCGGCGTTCGATGCGCTGGCGGATTCCCTGTACACGCCGCTGTCCTCGGATGGCTTCCTCGCCCGCCTCCTGCCGGTGCTCCAGCGCATCGGAGATGCCAACCTCGACGTGCAGCTCGATGCCGCCACCGAGCAGCGCCTGCTCGCGCAGGCCACCCTGCTTCCATTCAGGGTCCGGCTCATCGAGGGGGATGTCTACATCGCGGAGGAATTGAAGGGCTTCCGCACCTTCCCCCAAGGAAGCCGGCTCATCAGCGTGGATGGCTTGGCCACGCACCGGTTGATCGCCGGCATGTCGGCGTGGGTGGTGAGGGATGGGGCGAATGAGACGTTGCGCCTTCGGGTGATCGAGGAGCGGTTCGCATGGCTTTTCCTGCTCGCCTTCGGCTACTCGGGCTCCTATGCTGTTGAGGTGGAGGCACCGGATGGCCGAAGGCTCGAGGAGGTGGTGGTGGGCATGCGCTTGGAGGACATCGAGCGCTCACGGAAGCCGGACGGGCTTGCGATGCATCCCTGGCAGAGCACTTGGGATCCCGCGGCCGGAGCGCTCTGGGTGAGCATAAGGTCCCTTGATCCCCTGGTGCTGGAAGGTAGCGGTCAGAAGCCCCGGGCATTCATCGATGCCATGCTGCGCGAGTTGAAGGACAACCGGGCCAGGGTCCTCGTGCTCGACCTCCGCGGTTGCGGGGGGCGGGAGCTGGGCATGGCCGAGCTGGTGTTCTCGGCCATCGCCACGGATCCGTTCCGCGTAGTGGAGAGCATGTATGTGAGCGCGGCGCAGCTCACGGCGCTAGCGGGGGTCGCGGAGATCCCGGTGGAGCACTTGGCGTCGGTCCAGCACAACTACCTGCCGGCGAGGCACGGCACGGCTATGCTTCACCCGGATGATCCCCGTCTCCAGGATGTGGCGCCGCACCGCCACGCCTATCAGGGGAAGGTGTATGTGGTCTGTGACGGGGCCACGCGCGATGCGGGGGCTGCGGTGGTGATGCTTGCCAAGCGCAGCGGCCGGGCCCGTGTGGTGGGGGAGGAGACGGGAACCAATGCCCATAGTTTCACGGGCGGCAGGGAACTCATGGTTACGGCGCCCAACACAGGCGTACGTCTTCGCATCCCGCTCGTGCGCTATGTGCCGAGCGGCGTTGCTGCCGGGGAAGCGGACCGCGGAGAGGCCCCGCATCACTTGGTATCGCCGCAGCCATGGGGCGTGGCCAAGGGGCGCGACACGGTGCGCCTGGCACTGATGCGGATGATCCGGGAGCTGCAATGA
- the pckA gene encoding phosphoenolpyruvate carboxykinase (ATP) — MNDFGLKPKNADLSSIGLARVGDVYWNLEPAELVEHVIVNGQGVLADSGALAIETGEFTGRSPKDKFTVKDAKTEGTVWWGDVNIPLPTEAFDKLHEKMSAYLQGRDVYVKDAYACADPTYRLSLRVVAEQPASAMFAGNMFLRPTHAQLEEFTPEWHIIVAPGFRANGPVDGVRQHNFAAIDFTRRMILIGGTGYTGEIKKGIFTVLNYVLPQDRGVLSMHCSANIGKDGDTAVFFGLSGTGKTTLSADPERRLIGDDEHGWSDMGVFNFEGGCYAKCIDLSAEKEPQIWNAIKFGAILENIVFHEGTSKVDFADGSVTENTRVSYPIHHIDNIAEPSIGGHPKNIFFLTCDAYGVLPPISRLTPGQAMYHFISGYTAKVAGTEAGVTEPQSTFSACFGKAFLPLHPAKYADMLGDKMKQHDVRVWLVNTGWSGGAYGTGERMKLKFTRAMISAALRGELDKVDYKEHPVFGVSYPVSCPHVPAEILDPRSTWKDKSAYDQTAEKLAKQFNDNFAKYKDGCSAETLAAAPRLSVKA, encoded by the coding sequence ATGAACGATTTCGGTCTTAAGCCGAAGAACGCGGACCTGTCGTCGATCGGCTTGGCGCGCGTTGGCGATGTCTACTGGAACCTGGAGCCCGCCGAACTGGTGGAGCATGTGATCGTGAACGGTCAGGGAGTGCTGGCCGATAGCGGTGCGCTCGCAATCGAGACCGGGGAATTCACCGGCCGCAGCCCCAAGGACAAGTTCACCGTGAAGGACGCCAAGACCGAGGGCACCGTGTGGTGGGGCGATGTGAACATCCCGCTCCCGACCGAGGCCTTCGACAAGCTCCACGAGAAGATGAGCGCCTACCTCCAAGGGCGTGATGTGTATGTGAAGGATGCCTACGCCTGCGCCGACCCCACGTACCGCCTTAGCCTTCGGGTGGTGGCAGAGCAGCCCGCCAGCGCCATGTTCGCCGGCAACATGTTCCTGCGCCCCACGCATGCGCAGCTGGAGGAGTTCACCCCGGAGTGGCACATCATCGTCGCCCCGGGATTCCGGGCCAATGGTCCGGTCGACGGAGTGAGGCAGCACAACTTCGCTGCCATCGACTTCACCCGCAGGATGATCCTCATCGGCGGCACCGGGTATACCGGTGAGATCAAGAAGGGCATCTTCACCGTACTGAACTACGTGCTTCCCCAGGATCGGGGCGTGCTCAGCATGCACTGCAGCGCCAACATCGGCAAGGACGGCGATACGGCGGTATTCTTCGGCCTGAGCGGCACCGGGAAGACCACCCTCAGCGCCGATCCGGAGCGCCGGCTCATCGGCGACGACGAGCATGGCTGGAGCGACATGGGCGTCTTCAACTTCGAGGGCGGCTGCTATGCCAAGTGCATCGATCTCAGCGCCGAGAAGGAGCCGCAGATCTGGAACGCGATCAAGTTCGGCGCGATCCTCGAGAACATCGTCTTCCACGAGGGCACCAGCAAGGTGGACTTCGCGGACGGGTCCGTCACCGAGAACACCCGCGTGAGCTATCCCATCCACCACATCGACAACATCGCTGAGCCCAGCATCGGCGGTCATCCGAAGAACATCTTCTTCCTGACCTGCGATGCCTACGGCGTGCTGCCCCCGATCAGCCGCCTCACGCCGGGCCAGGCCATGTACCACTTCATCAGCGGCTACACGGCGAAGGTGGCAGGCACCGAGGCAGGCGTCACCGAGCCGCAGAGCACGTTCAGCGCCTGCTTCGGCAAGGCATTCCTGCCCCTGCACCCCGCCAAGTACGCCGACATGCTGGGCGATAAGATGAAGCAGCACGATGTGCGCGTCTGGCTGGTGAACACGGGCTGGAGCGGCGGTGCTTACGGCACCGGAGAGCGCATGAAGCTCAAGTTCACCCGGGCGATGATTTCGGCCGCGCTGAGGGGTGAACTCGACAAGGTGGACTACAAGGAGCACCCGGTCTTCGGCGTGAGCTATCCGGTGAGCTGTCCGCACGTGCCCGCGGAGATCCTCGATCCCCGCAGCACATGGAAGGACAAGTCGGCCTATGACCAGACCGCCGAGAAGCTCGCGAAGCAGTTCAATGACAACTTCGCCAAGTACAAGGATGGTTGCAGTGCCGAGACGCTCGCTGCCGCCCCGCGCCTTTCGGTGAAGGCCTGA
- a CDS encoding DUF423 domain-containing protein: MSRRLIMAGAALMALAVLLGAFGAHGLKARLGPEALGQWQTGVDYQFYHALGLLLVGVLGSVIPAPRGRVVAWLFAGGVALFSGSLYLLSTRGLTGWPAIGAVVGPLTPIGGLLFVAGWCVLFITALRQHDAR; encoded by the coding sequence ATGTCGCGCAGACTGATCATGGCGGGGGCGGCGCTGATGGCCTTGGCGGTCCTCCTTGGTGCGTTCGGTGCCCACGGCCTCAAGGCACGGCTCGGTCCGGAGGCGTTGGGCCAATGGCAGACGGGCGTGGATTACCAGTTCTACCATGCTCTTGGATTGCTGCTCGTAGGGGTGCTGGGCAGTGTGATTCCCGCGCCCCGAGGCCGAGTGGTGGCCTGGCTCTTCGCCGGTGGCGTCGCCTTGTTCAGCGGTTCTCTTTATCTGTTGAGCACCAGGGGTTTGACCGGATGGCCGGCCATCGGTGCCGTGGTCGGTCCGCTGACACCGATCGGGGGGCTGCTCTTCGTGGCGGGCTGGTGCGTCCTGTTCATAACCGCGTTAAGGCAACATGATGCCCGTTAG
- a CDS encoding LPP20 family lipoprotein: MMRAAFVAVLALLGACKGREAAQSAVTPPPPIQAEPPAWVRSRPVNGAYYIGIGLGSKARPDAQETARKNALNELASEISVKVEGNSLLYTADGRSRFDESFTSTIRTTTQEQIEGYELVDTWESPTEYWSYYRLAKAEHARIKAERKAMAIANAVDLFKRARAGADAGDLRTAIDLDLRALIAMKAYWGENDLVDLDGRQVALVNEVFGHLQALTSGIRFSLLPERCDLNYANGFRREMLISASYGSNGRVRDLAQLPVRITYAGQDGPVTELKNTDADGRVRSTVQRVAVSANGNDLVVRPDMDALVSKELEPALVKALVGSLTVPEARATIDLRLPRIFMRASETNLGAPVGDAGIAVVLREELTRAGFRIVDREADAELLLQLTCSTRSGGEANGFHTAFLDATYAFRDRRTQDVVHEGARQGVKGIQLSMEKAGLDAYKKAGQEVRKEIVPGILGAFQ; the protein is encoded by the coding sequence ATGATGCGGGCTGCCTTCGTCGCGGTACTCGCCCTCCTGGGCGCATGCAAGGGTCGCGAGGCCGCTCAGTCTGCGGTGACGCCGCCACCACCGATCCAGGCGGAGCCGCCCGCCTGGGTCCGGTCGCGGCCCGTGAACGGCGCCTACTACATCGGCATCGGGCTTGGCAGCAAGGCTCGCCCGGATGCGCAGGAAACGGCGCGCAAGAACGCCCTGAACGAACTGGCGAGCGAGATCAGCGTGAAGGTGGAGGGCAACAGCCTGCTGTACACCGCCGATGGTCGCAGCCGGTTCGATGAGTCCTTCACCAGCACCATCCGCACCACCACCCAGGAGCAGATCGAGGGCTATGAGCTGGTGGATACGTGGGAAAGCCCCACCGAATACTGGTCGTACTACCGCCTTGCGAAGGCGGAGCACGCCCGCATCAAGGCTGAGCGCAAGGCCATGGCCATCGCCAATGCGGTGGACCTGTTCAAGCGCGCCAGGGCCGGCGCGGATGCCGGGGACCTGCGAACGGCGATCGACCTTGACCTGCGAGCGCTGATCGCCATGAAGGCGTACTGGGGGGAGAACGATCTGGTGGACCTGGATGGCCGCCAGGTGGCGCTCGTGAACGAGGTCTTCGGCCATCTGCAGGCGCTTACCTCGGGCATCCGGTTCAGCCTCCTGCCGGAACGCTGCGACCTGAACTATGCCAACGGCTTCCGGCGCGAGATGCTCATCTCGGCCAGCTACGGCAGCAACGGACGGGTCCGTGACCTGGCCCAGCTGCCCGTCCGCATCACCTATGCCGGCCAGGATGGTCCGGTCACCGAGCTGAAGAACACGGATGCCGACGGCCGGGTCCGCAGCACGGTCCAGCGCGTGGCCGTTTCGGCCAATGGCAATGACCTGGTGGTGCGTCCGGATATGGACGCCTTGGTGAGCAAGGAGCTGGAGCCTGCTCTGGTGAAGGCGCTTGTGGGGAGCCTTACGGTACCCGAGGCGCGCGCCACCATCGACCTGCGCCTGCCCCGGATCTTCATGCGTGCCTCGGAGACCAACCTCGGCGCCCCCGTCGGTGATGCGGGCATTGCGGTGGTCCTGCGCGAGGAGCTCACCCGTGCCGGATTCCGCATCGTCGACCGCGAGGCCGATGCCGAGCTGCTGCTGCAGCTCACATGCTCCACCCGGAGCGGAGGCGAGGCCAACGGCTTCCATACCGCCTTCCTCGACGCCACCTATGCATTCCGCGATCGCCGCACCCAGGACGTGGTCCATGAGGGCGCCCGGCAAGGGGTGAAGGGCATCCAGCTGAGCATGGAGAAAGCCGGGCTCGACGCCTACAAGAAGGCCGGGCAGGAGGTGCGGAAGGAGATCGTTCCGGGCATCCTGGGAGCCTTCCAGTGA